Proteins from a genomic interval of Amycolatopsis sp. cg13:
- a CDS encoding TetR/AcrR family transcriptional regulator, translating to MGSREDLVAAAATVMRERGYAHATTKAIAQAAGYSEALLYKHFRDKTALFLAVLKEELPDLVATVARLTENPGKAELGDNLAELTTTALAFYCASFPISVSIFSSRDLLRTHRDTLENGPDLPIRLVADYLAAEVKLGRLRSDLDVEAAARLLLGACFQEAFLASFEDREPRPDLAHRLATTLERLG from the coding sequence ATGGGAAGCCGCGAAGACCTCGTCGCCGCAGCAGCGACGGTCATGCGGGAACGCGGGTACGCACATGCCACGACCAAGGCGATCGCGCAGGCCGCGGGCTATTCGGAAGCCTTGCTGTACAAGCATTTCCGCGACAAGACCGCACTCTTCCTGGCAGTGCTGAAAGAGGAGCTGCCCGACCTCGTCGCCACCGTGGCGAGGCTCACCGAAAACCCCGGGAAGGCAGAACTCGGCGACAATCTCGCCGAGCTGACCACCACGGCGCTGGCCTTCTACTGCGCGAGCTTCCCGATCTCCGTCTCGATCTTCTCTTCGCGCGACCTGCTCCGCACCCACCGGGACACCCTCGAAAACGGCCCCGACCTGCCGATCCGGCTCGTCGCCGATTATCTGGCCGCCGAGGTCAAGCTGGGCAGGCTGCGCAGCGATCTCGACGTCGAGGCCGCGGCCCGGCTCCTGCTCGGAGCGTGCTTCCAAGAGGCGTTCCTCGCGTCCTTCGAAGACCGAGAGCCGCGCCCGGACCTCGCACACCGCCTGGCCACGACCCTCGAGAGGCTCGGCTAG
- a CDS encoding NAD(P)-dependent oxidoreductase, which translates to MKITVLGASGRIGGLAVREALARGWHVTAVVRDPARLTVPAHPRLDVAVHTLTDPRLADAVTGRDAVVLALGPTDLKPTTVNSDGTRSVVSALRGSQTRFVVVSASGLPAPGDALFSRLLLKPLLGAVLRNGYADLQRMETILHEAPEVRWTIVRPTRLTDKPARARVRSQVGADVRGSYQISRANVARFLLDAVEDDSLTGKTVSIAQ; encoded by the coding sequence ATGAAGATCACCGTCCTAGGCGCGAGCGGCCGGATCGGCGGCCTGGCGGTGCGGGAAGCGCTGGCTCGCGGATGGCACGTAACCGCGGTAGTCCGCGACCCTGCGCGGTTGACGGTGCCCGCGCATCCCCGATTGGACGTCGCGGTTCACACGCTGACCGATCCTCGCCTGGCCGATGCGGTAACTGGTCGTGACGCCGTTGTCCTGGCGCTCGGCCCCACGGACCTCAAGCCGACGACGGTCAACTCCGACGGCACTCGCTCCGTGGTGTCCGCGCTGCGTGGTTCGCAGACGCGGTTTGTGGTGGTGAGTGCGTCCGGTCTGCCTGCTCCGGGGGACGCGTTGTTTTCGCGGTTGCTGCTGAAGCCGTTGCTGGGGGCGGTGTTGCGCAATGGATATGCCGACTTGCAGCGGATGGAGACGATCCTGCACGAGGCTCCGGAGGTGCGGTGGACGATCGTCCGCCCGACGAGGCTGACCGACAAGCCCGCGCGGGCTCGGGTGCGCAGCCAGGTGGGGGCGGATGTGCGGGGGAGTTACCAGATTTCGCGGGCGAACGTGGCGCGGTTCTTGCTGGACGCGGTCGAGGACGATTCCCTGACGGGGAAGACGGTGTCGATCGCTCAGTGA
- a CDS encoding ABC transporter permease produces the protein MTGALNGTGPLIRLALRRDRIILPIWIVLLSLIPVATISSYDQFYPTAASRAGLVASAAANPSFALLYGPAFNLGTAGGFIAWRMGGFLALLTGLMAIFTLTRHTRAEEDTGRAELLASTVVGRYAPLTAALAVTGGASVLIGALQASTLASKVPAAGSVALGASTALAGLVFTGVAAVAVQLGEYSRTANGIGTAVLGVAFLLRGAGDSTTDAHWLSWISPLGWAQQIRPFAEERWWVLILPVATTLVLFVVAYVLLPRRDVGVGLLPPRLGPSEAAPSLRSPFSLAWRLQRGPLLGWLVGLAVGGALFGTIAQGISGLVGGTEQSRQIFERLGGSHGLVDAFLATMVSLFAMLASLYGVQATLRMRTEETAIRLEPLLATRVGRLRWAASHLVFAFLGSALLVLVGGVLLGLSNGLRSGDVGGSVGNMVAAVAVQVPAAWVIVAVAALIFGLLPKLATAAWGVAALALLISMFGPVVNAPQVLLDVSPFQHPPKVPGEVFTALPLVVLLAVSAVVLAAGLASWRRRDVG, from the coding sequence ATGACCGGAGCGCTCAACGGCACCGGGCCGCTGATCCGGCTGGCCCTTCGCCGCGACCGGATCATCCTGCCGATCTGGATCGTTCTGCTCAGCCTCATCCCGGTGGCCACGATCAGCAGCTACGACCAGTTCTATCCGACCGCCGCGAGCCGGGCCGGGCTCGTCGCGTCGGCCGCCGCGAACCCGTCGTTCGCGCTGCTTTACGGCCCGGCGTTCAACCTCGGCACGGCGGGCGGGTTCATCGCCTGGCGGATGGGCGGGTTCCTGGCTCTGCTGACCGGCCTGATGGCGATCTTCACCCTCACCCGGCACACCCGCGCGGAGGAGGACACCGGCCGCGCCGAACTGCTTGCGTCCACTGTGGTCGGTCGATACGCGCCGCTCACCGCCGCACTCGCGGTGACCGGCGGGGCGAGCGTGCTGATCGGTGCGCTGCAAGCGAGCACGCTGGCGTCGAAGGTTCCCGCAGCGGGTTCCGTCGCGCTCGGCGCCAGCACTGCGCTCGCCGGCCTGGTCTTCACCGGCGTCGCCGCGGTGGCCGTGCAGCTCGGCGAATACTCGCGCACCGCGAACGGCATCGGCACGGCCGTGCTCGGCGTCGCGTTTCTGTTGCGCGGCGCGGGAGATTCGACCACGGACGCACATTGGCTGTCGTGGATCTCGCCGCTCGGCTGGGCGCAGCAGATCCGGCCGTTCGCCGAAGAACGTTGGTGGGTACTGATTTTGCCCGTCGCGACCACGCTCGTGTTGTTCGTCGTGGCCTACGTGCTGCTGCCGCGCCGGGACGTCGGCGTCGGCCTGCTTCCGCCGCGGCTCGGACCCAGCGAGGCCGCACCGTCGCTGCGGTCGCCATTCTCGCTGGCCTGGCGGCTGCAACGAGGTCCGTTGCTCGGCTGGCTGGTCGGGCTCGCGGTCGGCGGCGCGTTGTTCGGGACGATCGCGCAGGGCATTTCCGGTCTGGTCGGCGGCACCGAGCAGAGCAGGCAGATCTTCGAACGGCTCGGCGGATCGCACGGACTGGTCGACGCATTCCTCGCGACCATGGTGAGCCTGTTCGCGATGCTCGCCTCGCTCTACGGCGTGCAGGCGACGCTGCGGATGCGCACCGAGGAAACGGCGATCCGGCTCGAACCGCTGCTGGCCACACGGGTCGGACGGTTGCGCTGGGCCGCGAGCCACCTCGTGTTCGCGTTCCTCGGCAGCGCGTTGCTCGTGCTCGTCGGGGGCGTGCTGCTCGGGCTGTCGAACGGGCTGCGCAGTGGTGACGTCGGGGGTTCGGTCGGGAACATGGTCGCGGCCGTCGCGGTGCAGGTGCCCGCGGCGTGGGTGATCGTCGCGGTGGCCGCGCTGATCTTCGGGCTGCTGCCGAAGCTGGCGACCGCCGCCTGGGGCGTGGCGGCGCTGGCGTTGCTGATCAGCATGTTCGGGCCGGTCGTCAACGCGCCGCAGGTGCTGCTGGACGTCTCGCCGTTCCAGCATCCGCCGAAGGTGCCCGGCGAGGTGTTCACCGCACTGCCGCTCGTGGTGCTGCTGGCGGTCTCGGCGGTCGTGCTGGCGGCGGGACTGGCCAGCTGGCGGCGGCGCGACGTCGGCTGA
- a CDS encoding GbsR/MarR family transcriptional regulator: MTTPETERDEDAVRRYVESLGLVMAQIGMQRMSARVFAALMTTDSGQLTAAELAEQLSVSPAAISGAVRYLDQIGLVRKVREPGERRDHYQLYDDLWYATFLKRDRFLIMWRDAATEGIDALGSDTPAGKRLAEMRDFLAFMLVEVNNLYDRWHELRKNRD, from the coding sequence ATGACGACGCCTGAGACAGAACGTGACGAGGACGCCGTCCGCCGATACGTCGAGAGCCTGGGCCTGGTGATGGCTCAGATCGGGATGCAGCGCATGTCGGCGCGGGTTTTCGCGGCGCTGATGACGACCGATTCGGGGCAGCTGACCGCCGCCGAGCTCGCGGAGCAGTTGTCGGTGAGCCCGGCCGCGATCTCCGGCGCGGTGCGGTACCTCGACCAGATCGGCCTGGTGCGGAAGGTCCGCGAACCCGGCGAGCGCCGCGACCACTACCAGCTCTACGACGACCTCTGGTACGCGACTTTCCTCAAGCGCGACCGTTTCCTGATCATGTGGCGCGACGCGGCCACCGAGGGCATCGACGCGCTCGGCTCGGACACTCCCGCCGGGAAGCGGCTGGCGGAGATGCGGGACTTCCTGGCGTTCATGCTGGTCGAGGTCAACAACCTGTACGACCGCTGGCACGAGCTGCGGAAGAACCGCGACTAG
- a CDS encoding RNA polymerase sigma factor, producing the protein MTDVHTTEVDPPWEGLTGADLHAACMKAAQGGDRRAMAKLVDELTPLVWHVARANGLDRQLAEDVVQTVWLALFSQLAKLRDPRALAAWLITTTRREATRPYGRRTQPVPLSDEVAATLESDHPAPEEEAVRADRDRRVWRAFLRLPARCQELLRLTVLAGRAEYRAVAEAMQMPRGSVGPTRGRCLDSMRDLLAGEGGAR; encoded by the coding sequence GTGACCGACGTGCACACCACCGAGGTAGACCCGCCCTGGGAAGGCCTGACCGGCGCCGACCTGCACGCCGCTTGCATGAAAGCGGCGCAGGGCGGCGATCGGCGCGCCATGGCGAAACTTGTCGACGAGCTGACGCCGCTCGTATGGCACGTCGCGCGCGCCAACGGGCTCGACCGGCAGCTGGCCGAGGACGTGGTCCAGACCGTGTGGCTCGCTCTCTTCAGCCAGCTCGCGAAGCTGCGCGACCCCCGCGCGCTCGCCGCCTGGCTGATCACCACGACTCGCCGCGAGGCGACCCGTCCCTACGGCAGGCGCACCCAGCCCGTGCCGCTGTCCGACGAGGTCGCCGCGACGCTGGAAAGCGATCATCCCGCGCCTGAGGAGGAAGCCGTCCGCGCCGACCGGGACCGCCGGGTCTGGCGCGCCTTCCTCCGCCTGCCCGCACGCTGCCAGGAGCTGCTGCGGCTGACCGTCCTCGCCGGCCGCGCCGAATACCGCGCGGTCGCCGAGGCTATGCAGATGCCGCGCGGCAGCGTGGGGCCTACCAGGGGCCGCTGCCTCGACTCGATGCGCGATCTGCTCGCAGGAGAAGGGGGCGCCCGGTGA
- a CDS encoding ATP-binding cassette domain-containing protein: MGNAIAISGLHKAFGRVKALDGLDLQVPAGEVHGFLGPNGAGKSTTIRVLLGLLRADAGEVRLLGGDPWRDAASLHHRLAYVPGDVNLWPNLSGGEVIDLLGRLRGGLDQKRREELVERFDLDPRKKGRTYSKGNRQKVAIVAALASTVDLLLLDEPTSGLDPLMEATFQEVIQEERAQGRTVLLSSHILAEVEALCDKVSIIRNGRTVESGTLAELRHLTRTSISAELCGPPNGLAKLSDVHDLKVEGNRVRFDVETRSLEDALRQMTQIGVRSLESRPPTLEELFLRHYADELEAGK, translated from the coding sequence ATGGGAAACGCCATTGCGATCTCCGGCCTGCACAAGGCATTCGGCCGGGTGAAGGCCCTCGACGGCCTTGATCTTCAGGTTCCCGCGGGGGAAGTCCACGGATTCCTCGGTCCGAACGGCGCCGGGAAGTCCACCACGATCCGCGTGCTGCTCGGATTGCTGCGCGCCGACGCCGGCGAGGTCCGGCTGCTCGGCGGCGACCCGTGGCGCGACGCCGCGAGCCTGCACCACCGGCTCGCCTACGTGCCCGGCGACGTCAACCTCTGGCCCAACCTGTCCGGCGGCGAGGTCATCGACCTCCTCGGCAGGCTGCGCGGCGGCCTCGACCAGAAGCGCCGCGAGGAACTCGTCGAGCGCTTCGACCTCGACCCGCGCAAGAAGGGCCGCACGTACTCGAAGGGCAACCGGCAGAAGGTCGCCATCGTCGCCGCGCTCGCGTCCACTGTGGACCTGCTGCTGCTCGACGAGCCGACCTCGGGCCTCGACCCGTTGATGGAGGCCACCTTCCAGGAAGTCATCCAGGAGGAACGCGCGCAGGGCCGCACCGTGCTGCTGTCCAGCCACATCCTCGCCGAGGTGGAAGCCTTGTGCGACAAGGTGAGCATCATCCGCAACGGCCGCACGGTCGAGTCCGGGACGCTCGCCGAGCTGCGCCACCTCACTCGCACCTCGATCTCCGCGGAGCTGTGCGGACCGCCGAACGGCCTGGCCAAGCTCTCCGACGTGCACGACCTCAAGGTCGAAGGCAACCGCGTCCGCTTCGACGTGGAAACCCGCTCGCTCGAGGACGCGCTGCGCCAGATGACCCAGATCGGCGTGCGCAGCCTGGAAAGCAGGCCGCCGACGCTCGAAGAACTCTTCCTGCGCCACTACGCGGACGAACTCGAGGCAGGGAAATGA
- a CDS encoding SRPBCC family protein, which yields MPGRKYSFEVNKVSSAPPPVLFRLESDGTLWSTWARPLVWQSRWSALGDDGKVDAVREVGLWPVLLRERTLEYVPDRRHVYTIDGFSPVHDYRAEVVFTPNASGGTDLRWSGSFTERTPGTGPVALATLRSVIGFLATQLAKAGNRAA from the coding sequence ATGCCGGGTCGCAAGTACTCGTTCGAGGTCAACAAGGTGAGCAGCGCGCCTCCGCCGGTGCTGTTCCGGCTGGAAAGCGACGGGACGCTGTGGTCGACGTGGGCGCGGCCGCTCGTGTGGCAGTCCCGGTGGTCGGCGCTCGGCGACGACGGCAAGGTCGACGCCGTCCGGGAAGTCGGATTGTGGCCGGTTCTGCTGCGCGAGCGGACTCTCGAATACGTACCGGACCGACGCCACGTCTACACAATCGACGGTTTCAGCCCGGTCCACGACTATCGTGCGGAGGTGGTGTTCACGCCGAACGCCAGCGGCGGCACGGACCTCAGGTGGTCCGGGTCGTTCACCGAACGCACCCCCGGAACGGGGCCTGTCGCCCTCGCAACGTTGCGCAGCGTGATCGGATTTTTGGCCACACAGCTGGCCAAAGCGGGCAATCGTGCTGCCTGA
- a CDS encoding CHAT domain-containing protein produces the protein MSAPVHDRTIAAASDLYARGRAAASDQRPGIAVRLFRSALTRLARVAEPLPEHRELQVRVLVSLGAAEAEVASTDAGLAHLETARQLRDQLPESKAVRELGLLVTGQRAVVLMRGGRFSESLSVYDAVMPGIEAEFDDSRRTLVVMLLNRALVHMALNQPNAAQADLERALGFARENGHTRLEGKIRQNLGDHAQLIGDVPQALSSYEQAARILVTESPGSIPLIRLDQARALLTAGLADEAGKHLDEALPELRANGSGQHIAEAEVARAAAALLEGDFALARKSASDARRRFLRRGNRTWAEIAGLARFRAEAQQVLSDRQGRSPSRLPAELVSIAERLAALGLRDEAAVARLFAVRLLIRRKEIAEASLVLTHVPAPRATSPVDHRMLFRLCRAELAVAEDRPRAALAQARAGLRELGTIRDRMGGLDLLCGTAVHGEELGRLAMRLVLRRARRNAAGARRMFAWLERTRAQVYRYEPLPVIEDPVLAKHINEMRHVQRTIQRARLEGEPVKALEQRYNQLQREASRLGWYTSQWGRPRPVATPDEVVAALGDRVLVSLVPYNNQLYSVVVDRGTFRLLKLGPLDDIVETATQLHADLDALAPDHLSPIMAETVSASARRRAEKLDALISASLVKTLDDRELVIVPIGQLYAMPWGALPSLRGHPVSIAPSATAWITAKRPAEDGPVLLAGGPGVPGAVGEVSKLRSVYPDAQLVEGDEATSATVLTALDGTRLAHLVAHGAHEPANALFSRVELVDGPLFAHETTRLANPPERVVLAACELAMSHIRPGEEALGFAGTLLASGSRTVIGAVARVGDRAAADTMADLHRRLAEGTSPALALAEAVAVDPMRRPFVCLGAG, from the coding sequence GTGTCCGCGCCCGTCCATGATCGTACGATCGCGGCGGCGTCCGATCTGTACGCGCGCGGCCGGGCCGCCGCGTCCGACCAGCGGCCCGGCATCGCGGTGCGGTTGTTCCGCAGCGCGCTCACGCGGCTGGCGCGCGTCGCCGAACCGCTGCCCGAGCACCGGGAACTGCAGGTGCGGGTGCTGGTGAGCCTCGGCGCGGCCGAGGCCGAGGTCGCCTCCACTGACGCCGGTCTTGCGCATCTAGAGACCGCGCGGCAGCTTCGCGACCAGCTGCCGGAAAGCAAGGCCGTCCGCGAACTGGGGTTGTTGGTCACCGGCCAACGCGCGGTGGTGCTGATGCGCGGCGGGCGGTTCAGCGAATCGCTTTCGGTGTACGACGCCGTCATGCCCGGGATCGAGGCCGAGTTCGACGACTCCCGCCGGACGCTGGTGGTCATGCTCCTGAACCGGGCCCTCGTGCACATGGCGCTGAACCAGCCGAACGCCGCGCAAGCCGACCTCGAGCGCGCGCTCGGCTTCGCCCGCGAGAACGGGCACACCCGGCTCGAAGGCAAGATCCGGCAGAACCTCGGCGACCACGCGCAGCTCATCGGCGACGTCCCGCAAGCGCTGTCCAGCTACGAACAAGCCGCGCGGATCCTCGTCACCGAATCGCCCGGTTCGATCCCGTTGATCCGGCTCGACCAGGCCCGCGCGCTGCTCACCGCGGGCCTCGCCGACGAGGCAGGCAAGCACCTCGACGAAGCGCTGCCGGAGTTGCGCGCCAACGGATCCGGCCAGCACATCGCGGAAGCTGAGGTCGCGCGCGCCGCCGCCGCGTTGCTGGAGGGCGATTTCGCGTTGGCGCGAAAGTCTGCCTCCGACGCGCGCCGCCGATTTCTCCGCCGCGGCAATCGGACGTGGGCCGAGATCGCCGGTCTCGCGCGGTTTCGCGCGGAAGCACAACAGGTGCTGTCGGACCGCCAAGGCCGGTCTCCCTCGCGGTTGCCCGCCGAACTCGTCTCCATCGCCGAACGGCTGGCCGCGCTCGGGCTGCGTGATGAAGCGGCCGTCGCGCGGCTCTTCGCGGTGCGATTGCTGATCCGCCGCAAGGAAATCGCCGAAGCCTCGCTCGTTCTCACGCACGTTCCCGCCCCGCGCGCGACGTCGCCGGTCGACCATCGGATGCTGTTCCGATTGTGCCGGGCGGAATTGGCCGTCGCCGAGGATCGGCCGCGCGCCGCGCTCGCGCAGGCCCGCGCCGGACTGCGCGAACTCGGCACGATCCGCGACCGGATGGGCGGGCTCGATCTGTTGTGCGGCACGGCCGTGCACGGCGAGGAACTCGGCAGGCTGGCGATGCGGCTCGTGCTGCGGCGCGCGCGGCGGAACGCGGCGGGCGCGCGGCGGATGTTCGCGTGGCTGGAACGCACCCGGGCGCAGGTCTACCGGTACGAACCGCTGCCGGTGATCGAGGATCCGGTGCTGGCCAAGCACATCAACGAGATGCGGCACGTCCAGCGCACCATTCAGCGCGCCCGGCTGGAGGGCGAGCCGGTGAAGGCGCTGGAGCAGCGGTACAACCAGCTGCAGCGCGAGGCGAGCAGGCTCGGCTGGTACACGAGCCAGTGGGGCCGCCCGCGTCCGGTCGCGACGCCGGACGAGGTCGTCGCCGCGCTCGGCGACCGCGTGCTGGTGAGTTTGGTGCCGTACAACAATCAGCTGTACTCGGTGGTCGTCGACCGCGGGACGTTCCGGCTGCTCAAACTGGGGCCGCTGGACGACATCGTGGAGACCGCGACCCAGTTGCACGCCGATCTCGACGCGCTCGCGCCGGACCATCTGTCGCCGATCATGGCGGAGACGGTGTCCGCGTCCGCGCGCCGCCGGGCGGAGAAGCTCGACGCGCTGATTTCCGCGTCGCTGGTCAAAACGCTCGACGATCGCGAGCTGGTGATCGTCCCGATCGGGCAGCTGTACGCGATGCCGTGGGGCGCGTTGCCGTCGCTGCGCGGGCATCCGGTGTCGATCGCGCCGTCGGCGACCGCGTGGATCACCGCGAAACGCCCCGCCGAGGACGGTCCGGTGCTGCTCGCGGGCGGTCCCGGGGTGCCGGGCGCGGTCGGCGAGGTGAGCAAGCTGCGCTCGGTCTACCCGGACGCGCAGCTGGTCGAGGGCGATGAGGCGACGAGCGCCACGGTCCTGACCGCGCTGGACGGCACCCGCTTGGCCCACCTGGTCGCGCACGGCGCGCACGAGCCGGCGAACGCGCTGTTCTCCCGCGTGGAGCTGGTCGACGGCCCGCTGTTCGCCCACGAGACGACCCGGCTCGCGAACCCGCCGGAGCGCGTGGTGCTGGCCGCGTGCGAGCTGGCGATGAGCCACATCCGGCCGGGCGAGGAAGCGCTGGGCTTCGCCGGGACACTGTTGGCGAGCGGTTCGCGGACGGTCATCGGCGCGGTGGCCCGAGTCGGCGACCGCGCGGCGGCGGACACGATGGCGGATCTGCACCGGCGGCTCGCGGAGGGGACTTCACCCGCGCTGGCGCTGGCGGAGGCGGTGGCGGTGGATCCGATGCGGCGGCCGTTCGTGTGCCTCGGGGCTGGCTGA
- a CDS encoding carboxypeptidase regulatory-like domain-containing protein: MSDNIGRPGHGQAIPDDEAILADIGRFLDEIDPPPDDLVQRVQFALELENLDVEVARWERLDELAGVRSTATGTITFTVSDLTVMINLTKIGKTHRIDGWLAPAGEYDVEVRVADHGTFATATDEGGRFVLERVPCGTTQILVHLGAGAHRRTVVTPTVVL; this comes from the coding sequence GTGAGCGACAACATCGGCAGGCCGGGACACGGCCAAGCGATTCCGGACGACGAGGCCATTCTGGCTGATATCGGCCGGTTTCTCGACGAAATAGACCCGCCGCCGGACGATCTGGTGCAGCGGGTCCAGTTCGCGCTCGAGCTCGAGAACCTCGACGTCGAGGTCGCGCGCTGGGAGCGGCTCGACGAACTGGCGGGCGTTCGCAGCACGGCGACCGGCACGATCACCTTCACCGTCAGCGACCTGACGGTGATGATCAACCTGACCAAAATCGGGAAGACGCACCGGATCGACGGCTGGCTCGCGCCCGCGGGCGAGTACGACGTGGAGGTACGGGTCGCCGATCACGGCACGTTCGCGACGGCCACCGACGAGGGCGGACGGTTCGTGCTCGAACGCGTCCCCTGCGGAACCACGCAGATCCTCGTGCACCTCGGCGCCGGCGCGCACCGCCGCACCGTCGTCACGCCGACCGTCGTTCTCTGA
- a CDS encoding polysaccharide deacetylase family protein: protein MAKRWLAAALAGLLALSACSGPDSSQPQEQANPAPGAAKPGPPPGPYPFGTVQQKAPAIQDGKVGVVRRIQTDKPYVFITMDDGAVKDPSAQGLIQQSGGHPVLFLNNRYVKGHEAYFKAILDSTGAVLGDHTVNHPNLKGKPLDFQKKEICDDADDFQKSLGVRPSLFRPPFGNYDDNTLKAAAMCGMRATVLWTASVNDGVVQFQVGDKLRPGDIVLMHFRKTFKEDYEAFIARAKQDGLTPVPLADFLG from the coding sequence ATGGCGAAGCGGTGGCTGGCGGCAGCATTGGCCGGTTTGCTCGCACTGTCGGCGTGCTCCGGTCCTGATTCGAGTCAACCCCAGGAACAGGCGAACCCCGCTCCGGGGGCCGCGAAGCCGGGCCCGCCGCCCGGGCCGTACCCGTTCGGCACCGTGCAGCAGAAGGCCCCGGCGATCCAGGACGGCAAGGTCGGCGTGGTCCGCCGCATCCAGACCGACAAGCCGTACGTCTTCATCACCATGGACGACGGCGCCGTGAAGGACCCGTCCGCGCAGGGCCTGATCCAGCAGTCCGGCGGGCATCCGGTGCTGTTCCTCAACAATCGGTACGTGAAGGGCCACGAGGCGTACTTCAAGGCCATCCTGGACTCGACCGGCGCGGTGCTCGGCGACCACACGGTCAACCACCCGAACCTCAAGGGCAAGCCGCTGGACTTCCAGAAAAAGGAAATCTGCGACGACGCGGACGACTTCCAGAAGTCGCTCGGCGTGCGCCCGAGCCTGTTCCGCCCGCCGTTCGGCAACTATGACGACAACACCCTGAAGGCCGCCGCGATGTGCGGCATGCGCGCGACGGTCCTGTGGACCGCCTCGGTGAACGACGGCGTGGTCCAGTTCCAGGTCGGCGACAAGCTCCGCCCGGGCGACATCGTGCTGATGCACTTCCGCAAGACCTTCAAGGAAGACTACGAAGCGTTCATCGCCCGGGCCAAGCAGGACGGCCTGACCCCGGTCCCGCTGGCCGACTTCCTGGGCTGA
- a CDS encoding SGNH/GDSL hydrolase family protein, with amino-acid sequence MAVLRLFLLFLMAPVLVAQAVRVRRATPRLPGADGPIEGALGSGRPLRLTVIGESTVDGVGALTHADALTGQLAVGLGRAYPDREVRWHALGITGASARVVLDELVPRVRAADVLVVALGVNDTLELHSAARYRRDLLAIVVEVRRRVGDVPVVLAGVPPLASFPSLPRPLRDVLGARSVALDRAARELTRLPGVTHIPLAPGLLRPGMFAADRFHPGPDGYRAWAAALSEGLPIVTDGWHPGEVTRPS; translated from the coding sequence ATGGCAGTTCTTCGGCTGTTCCTCCTCTTCCTGATGGCACCCGTGCTGGTCGCACAGGCGGTCCGGGTGCGTCGGGCGACTCCGCGGCTCCCCGGGGCCGACGGGCCGATCGAGGGCGCCCTCGGTTCCGGGCGACCGCTGCGGCTCACCGTCATCGGCGAGTCGACGGTGGACGGCGTCGGCGCGCTCACCCACGCCGACGCACTCACCGGCCAGCTCGCGGTGGGGCTGGGGCGCGCGTACCCGGACCGGGAAGTGCGGTGGCACGCGCTGGGCATCACCGGCGCGTCGGCGCGGGTGGTTCTCGACGAGCTGGTTCCGCGCGTCCGGGCGGCGGACGTGCTGGTCGTCGCCCTCGGCGTGAACGACACCCTGGAACTGCACTCGGCCGCCCGGTACCGGCGGGATCTGCTGGCGATTGTCGTCGAGGTGCGGCGACGGGTCGGCGATGTCCCGGTCGTTCTCGCGGGCGTGCCGCCGCTCGCGAGTTTCCCGTCCTTGCCTCGGCCGCTGCGGGACGTGCTCGGCGCGCGGTCCGTCGCGCTCGACCGGGCGGCGCGCGAGCTGACCCGGCTTCCCGGGGTCACGCACATCCCGTTGGCGCCGGGATTGCTCCGTCCGGGAATGTTCGCCGCTGACCGTTTCCATCCCGGTCCGGACGGTTACCGCGCATGGGCCGCCGCGCTCTCGGAGGGATTACCGATCGTCACTGACGGTTGGCATCCGGGGGAGGTGACGCGGCCTTCCTGA